The following is a genomic window from Staphylococcus saccharolyticus.
ATCTAAATTAGGTGCTAAAGTAGCACTCTTTACACATATTATTTTGTACGCCATCATTAGTCTTGTATTCACACAAATTAATTATTTATATACGTTCAGTATGTTATTCTTTGTCGATTTATTTATTGTGCTTATTTTCAATAAAATCAAACCTTCAAGTGAATTTGATTTAAAAACGCATCAAGCAAAAGTCGATATGACACCTTGGAAATATCGCTATGTATCAGGTATTATTGTTTTAATTTTAGTAGTTATTAGCTATATTATCTTTTCACCACTCGTTCTCGCAAAATAAATGTTAAAATTAGAAATTAATAGTTGAATGAGTAAAAGTGTACGCTAAAAAACGTTTTGTACGTGTAGGCGTGTACTTTAACTATAATTAAATTTATTTTTAAGTAAATAAACAAGAAGGGAGGTAACACAAACGATGCAAACAGTTGGTATCATACCCTCACCCGGTGTTGCGCATGGACATGTAAAAAAGATTGTCCCTCAAATTAAACAGTTGCTTACTGAACGTATTGATTATAGGCAGTGGCATTTTGAAATTAAAGTAGATTTAATGATAGGGTCAGCTAAAGATGTACATGAGAATGTTGATAAAGCTTCTCAAATTAAAGATCAACATGAATGTGATTATGTGATTTGTTTAACTGATCTACCCAGTATTTCAGATAACAAAGTGGTGGTCAGTGATTTTAACAGCGACAAACAAGTCGCTATGCTCTCTTTACCTGCATTAGGGTTTATTGATCTTAGGCGTAAATTAATTAGTACAATGACATCACTCATAGAACAACTCTATTACGAAACGCCCAAAGAAAAGAATGCTCCTCATCCGCTAGTGCGCGTTAAATCAGTTGAGCCTGAAGAGGATACAACTTCCAAGCAACGTTATATCAATGTGTTATTTATCATGAGTTGGCTTCAATTAATAGGAGGACTTACACGTGTGAATCAACCTTGGAAAACATCTTTAATTTTAAGAAGATTATTTCAGTAGCCTTTGCTACAGGCACATATATTTCTATTTTCTCTATGCCTTGGGAATTAAGTGTGATTTATTCTCCGTTTAGACTAATTTTGTTGATGATTGTTTCCATATTGGGGATGTCCGGATGGCTATTTTATGCTCATCAATTAATAGAAAAGAAAACTGCTAAATCTCAACGTGTTTATCGCTACATTTACAATTCAACAACGCTTGTAACATTAAGTGTGATTACCTTAATCAATTACGTTATTTTATATCTCTTATTAATCATTAGTATCACTTTATTTGTACCTGTAGAACTTTTTAATAGTTGGACATGTGCAAAAGTACAGTTCACTTTCACAAATTATGCGCGTTTAATTTGGTTTGTAGCTTCATTAGATCTTTTAGCAGGAGCTATGGGTTCTACAGTTGAAAATGAAGAAAAAATAAGACGTATTACCTATTCATATAGACAATACCATCGCTATAAAGAAGCAGAACAAGAACAAAAAGAGCAAGAAACCTCTCAAGATGCCTCTCAGCAACAAGTTGAACAACAAACGTCAAGTAATGAAAGTGATAATGAACAATATAAAGGTCAGAAACAAGAACATAGAGAGGAGGATAACTGATGGGGCTACAAAAATCAATTGGACTTGTTGTTGCTCTTGGAGTAACAGAACGCTTAGCTGAAAATCTTCTTAAAGAATTACCAGATATGTTGTCACAGGAATACGATAATCAACAAGAATGGGTCTTTGATTTAGTCACGGATCCGCTTACTGGTTTTGCAGAATCTGTTAATGAGATTTTTAAAAAAATTGCCGATTATCATGATTATCGGCAGTGGAATTACGTGATTTCAGTTACAGATTTACCTATGTTTGCGAATCAACAGGTCATGGCTTTAGATATTAACATGGACAATGGAGCAGCAATCTTTTCGTACCCAGCATTTGGTTGGCGTCCAGTGAAAAAAAGATTTAAACATGCAATCTTTAATATTATTCGAGAATTAAATGAAGCTGAGCTTCTTAAACGTGACTATGATGATAATCATCGAATTGAAAAATCTGTTAAACAACAGTTTCCATTCTCTAAAATTGATAAAACGACAGTATACTTAAAAGAAATAAATTCCTACCATCTAAGATATTTATCAAGTTCACGTTCAAGAGGTATGTTCAGACTTGTCAGTGGAATGACGTTTGCGAATAATTCTTTAAATATGATGGCAAGTTTAAGTAACATTGTAGCCATTGCCTTTACAACCAGTGTATTTGGACTTGTGTTTACAACTATGTGGCAAATGGCGCTTAAGTTCTCGATGTGGCGTTTGTTAGGAATTTCAGTCATCGCAATAATAGGAATGCTGATTTGGATTATGATGTCACACGACTTATGGGAGTCTGTCAAAAATAGTAATCATCAACGTATTACATGGTTGTATAATCTAACAACTATAATGACGTTAGTGATTGCTATTATTATCTACTATATTATTCTTTATCTATTATTCTTAATTGCAGAATTAGTACTCTTACCAGCTGATTTCCTTGGACAGCAGGTAAGTCTAAATGGTCCAGCTGGTCCAGATTTATATTTAAGCATCCCTTGGTTTGCAGCTTCAGTTTCAACAGTGGCTGGTGCTATTGGTGCAGGATTACTTAATGATGAATTAATTAAAGAAAGTATGTATGGTTATCGTCAACGTATTCGATATGAAAAACATCGTCGGTAAGCGCTTATGCTTTTGCCGATGATTTTTTATATTTAAAAACCATGTAAAAAAAGAGTGTTTATCCATGTTAAAGATATATAATTTTTATAAAAAGTATTTTAAAATATTGATAGCAACTTTTAATAGCGATAACTTGAAAGTAGGGATGGAAATGAATTGTTCTAATTGTGGAAAAAATAGAGGGAAATGATAAGTTTTGTGTTAACTGTGGTCAAAAGCAACAGTCTGGACATCATAATACGACATCAGAGAGTATGACAAAGATGAAAGAAGTAAAATGTCCAAACTGTCATGAACAGATTGAAAGCGAGGATAAGTTCTGCATGAATTGTGGTTATCATCTTCAAGATACCACATCACAAGTTCATCAAAGTGTGGAGGCACATACATATTCTGATACTGCACCCAAGGTTGAAAAGGAAGTTGCAGAAAGTATTAATCTTACAGAAGAAGCTAAAAATCTTTTCAATAACACAACTAAGTCTATTGGCAAACTCGCAGGTAATGAGGAGAGTTTAAAACTGAATCTACGAGATATGTTTTCAGAAGTTTTTAAATCTCATACAAAAGATGAGTCTGATGCAGTATTTATTGCGGGAACTGAAAGTACAACGCCGCATATTAATGAAGTTTCTGAAGAATGGGGAAGACCATAGGTATTTTCTCGCGTATTTCTAGCATTAGGAATTACATTTTTAGCGTTATGGCTTTTAACAAATGTTTTTGTTAATGAAAAGGCAGTACCTGGGATGATTTTTATTGGTGCATTAACAATTCCTATATCTGGATTAATCTTCTTCTTTGAATCAAATGCTTTTAAAAATATTAGTATCTTTAATGTCATGGAAATGTTCTTTATCGGAGGTGTTTTTTCACTTCTTAGTACAATGATACTTTATAACTTTGTGACATTTAGCGAAGAGTCACAGTATTATGGAGTGATGACAATTAGAGATGCTTTCTTAGTTGGATTAGTAGAAGAAATGGGCAAAGCAGTGATTGTCATTTTATTTGTAAACTATTTAAAAACAAATAAAATTCTTAATGGTTTACTTATAGGTGCGTCAGTTGGCGCTGGATTTGCTGTGTTTGAGATAGCAGGCTACATTTTGGAGTATAGTTTATCATCTTATGATGAGCTCAGTGCTATGACGGAATTAATTGTGGCAAGAGGTTGGACTTCTTTAGGTGGTCATTTAGTATGGGCCGCTATTGTTGGTGCTGCAGCAGTGATAGTTAAAGAAACATGAAACTTTGAGTGGACAAATATTATAGATAAACGTTTCTTATTTTTCTTTTTTGTAGCCGCTGTGCTTCACGGAATATGGGATACAGATATCACTATTTTGGGTAGCTTGAATTTGAAATATATCTTGCTAATTGTGATTGCTAGGATATTTATTTTTATACTAATGAAATCAGATTTGACACAGGTAAATAAACTGCGCAAGGAATACAATAGCATGGAAGAAGGTTGATTTTTATGAAATTTTGTCCCAATTGTGGAAACCCATTAAAGGAAGGTCAATCATTTTGTAACAAGTGTGGTTCAAAGCTACAGAAAGCTCAAGGTAAAAGCATTGACAAATGCCTCACGACATAAGGTCATCAACCCAATCGTCAACAGTGTCCATATAAGGACCAACAGCAAAGAAATAACATGTATACTGAATCTTATAGAGAAAAGAAACATACAGGTTGGCTTATTATGTTATCAATTATTTTTATATTGTTGATAGCTACACTTTTATACGGAGCTTATTATGCTACGACCATTATATTAAAAGAGATGATAATCAACATCAAACGACTCAATTTAACCAAACGCATGAGAAAGATAGTAGTGATGTGAGTAAAAACTCAAATAGTCCTAAAATTAATATTTTTAGTAGTGATTTCGATATAGGCTATATGAAGTCTGCTTCTACGAATGGCTATCATGGTGTCTATAAAGGGATGACTCGTCAAGAAGTTGAAGATAAATATGGAAAGTCTGACGGTAAAGTTGAAAGTTTAAAATGGAAGTATGAAAAATATGGTGATTTAGCGGTAGCTTACGAAGATAATGAAGTTATACAAGTTGGTGTTGCGCCAAAGAATTTGACTGAAGACAAATTCATAAGCACATATCATGAGCCAGATAATAAAAATTCAGATCAACTTATTTATGACAATAATAAAGATAACGGCTTTTCTGTTCTAGTAAATGTGAAAAACGGTAACTTTACAGTTATCGAAAATGTAAATCAAATCTAAACAGATTAAGAAATTAGCCATTCAATGCTTAAGTATCTAACATTGAATGGTTTTTTAAGCATTATTTTTGAAATATAATCATTCATACAATATACTACAATCAATCGCGCACGATTGAAAAGAGGTGAATGTGTGAATAAAAAAGATATGGTACTTGCAAACCAGTTATGTTTTTCAGCATATAATGTAAGTCGTTTGTTTGCGAAATTCTATGAAAAAGAACTTAAACGGTTTGGTTTAACCTATTCACAGTATCTCGTGTTATTAGCATTGTGGGAAAATGACAATCAAACTCTAAATGCCATTGGTAAGCAATTAGAGTTATCTAGTAACACGCTAACCCCATTATTAAAAAGGCTCGAACAAGCAGGATGGGTTAAAAGAGGACGATCGAGAGAAGATAAAAGACAACTTATTGTTACTCTTACACATAAAGCGTATCGGCAACAAGACGCAGTATTTAAAGCTATTTCTAGCTGTATACCACACGAATTTAACTCAACAGAATATTTTAAAACGAAAGAAGTATTCGACGAACTAGAATCAACGCTGAAAGCACTCATACAAAAATAATAAAAAGGATCAGGGAATATGAAACAAATATGATGCAGTATTTCTAGGAAGTGGACACGCAGCATGGCATGCAGCACTTACTTTAAAACAATTTGGTAAATCTGTAGCAATCGTAGAAAAAGATACAATCGCAGGAACATGTACGAACTTTGGTTGTAACGCTAAAATTTTACTTGAAGGCCCCTATGAGGTATTAGAAGAAGCAGCTCAATATCCAAATATTATCAATACACAAAATCTTGAAGTGAATTGGCAAAGTTTAATGGACTATAAAAAAGAATTTATTAATCCAATGTCTGGTTCTCTTACATCATTGTTTGAAAATCAAGGTATTGATGTCATTATGGGTAAAGGTACTATTTTAGATGAACACAGTATTGATGTAGAGGGAGAAACAGTTGGTGCAGAATACATTGTTGTGGCAACAGGACAACATAGTAATAAATTAGGTATTGAAGGTAAAGAATATACGAATGATAGTAGAGATTTCTTATCAATGGAGTCTCTTCCTAATAGTATTACTTTCATTGGAGCAGGTATCATAAGTATAGAATTTGCTTCTATCATGATTAAATTAGGTGTTGAAGTCAATGTGGTTCATAATAATAATGAACCTTTAAAAGGCTTTAATGAAGCACATATCGATAAATTAATAGAAAAATTAAAATCAGAAGGTGTCAATTTCTATTTCAATGAAAATACTCAATCAGTTCAACCATCAGGTGAACGTTTTGTAGTAACTACTGAATCTGGATTATCACTTGAAACGGATTATGTACTAGATGCAACAGGTAGAAAACCTAATGTTCAAGATATAGGTCTAGAAAAAGTAGGTATTAAATTTAGTGGTAGAGGTATTGTAGTTGATGAACACTTAAGAACAAATGTGAAAAACATTTTTGCAAGCGGTGATGTACTTGATAAAAGTATTCCTAAATTAACACCAACTGCAACATTTGAATTTAATTATATCGCTGCTTATATTCTTGGATTGAATCAACAACCAATACAATATCCTGCAATTCCTTCAGTATTATATTCACTACCAAGATTATCTCAAATAGGTGTGACAGTAAGTGAAGCTCAAAACAACGATGATTATACAGTAAAAGATATACCATTCGATCAACAAATGGTATTTGAATATCAAAATGAAACTGAAGCGGAAATGTCTATCGTACTAGATAGTAATAAACGTTTAGTTGGTGCCGAAATTTATGGTAATGAAGCAAATGATTTAGTGAATTTATTAGTATTTATTATTAATAATAAAATGACTGTTCAAGAACTAAGTCAAAATATCTTTGCATTCCTTGGAGCTTCTAGTGGCGTTATTGATTTGTTAAAAATTGCAATGATGTAGGGGGATGTCCCAATGAATATGAGTGTTTATGATATAGAGGTTGAAAATTATAATGGTTCTACTTATTTTTTAGAAAAATATAAAGGAAAGGTTCTTATTATCGTAAATACTGCAACTAATTGCGCATTGAATGATCAATTAAAAAAATTAGAAACGATTTATAGAAAGTATAATAAAGATGGTTTAGAAATTTTATGTTTTCCATATAATGATTTTGACAATCAAGAACCGGGATTAATGAAAAATATTTATCGAAAATATCGTCATGATTTTGGTATAACTTTTCCCATTCATTATAAAATTAGTGTAAATGGAGACAATGAGCATCTTTTATATACTTTATTAAAATTTAAGCAACCGGGATTATTTGGTTCACAAATCAAGTGGAACTTCACTAAATTTGTGATAGATCGAGAGGGGAATGTTGTCAAAAGGTATTTACCTTTTGACAAGCTTGAACAAATTGAAATATATATTCGACAATTATTATGAGCCATAGTTAGGATTAGACGCATGCATCTAATCCTATTTTTATGTAAAAATTAACGGTAGAACTTTACAACCTCGTCTTGACTTTCAATATGAAAATAGTTAAAGTATAAAACATAATTATTCTGACAATTAATATATGTTTTGTTGTATTGGATTAATTTATGTATTGAAGGGGGACCATAGATTAATGTCAGTAGATACAATCACTTATGACAATTTCGTTGGTGATCCATTTATTAATGAGGTTAATACTGATAATGAAACAAAAGGTACGTATCACATCATAAAGTGGGCTTACCAAACTTATGGTGACACCATTGTTTACTCATGTAGCCTTGGAGCAGAAAGTATGGTGTTAATTGATTTAATTTATCAAATTAAACCAGATGCACAAATTGTCTTTTTAGATACAGACTTACATTTTCAAGAGACGTATGATTTGATTGATAGAGTGAAAGAAAAGTATCCACAATTACGTATTAATAAAATGAAAAAGGCAGAACTTACATTAGACAAACAAGCGGAGAAATATAATCCAGCTTTAAGGAAGAATAATCCTAACACCAATGTTGTTACATACGCAAGATTAAGCCATTAGAAGAAGTGTTGTCTGGAGCAATAGCTTGGATTTCAGGGTTAAGAAGAGATCAGTCTCCTACATGTGCACATACTAATTTTATAAATAAAGATGAACGTTTTAATTCAATTAATGTGTGTCCATTAATTTATTGGACTGAGGATGAAGTATGGAATTATATTAAATCTTATAATTTACCTTATAATGAACTTCACGATCAATACTATCCAAGTATTGGTTGTATTACTTGTACGTCACCAGTGTTTGATTCTAATGATTCGCGTGCAGGACGTTGGTCTAATTTTAACAAAACTGAGTGTGGTCT
Proteins encoded in this region:
- a CDS encoding 5,10-methylene-tetrahydrofolate dehydrogenase encodes the protein MGLQKSIGLVVALGVTERLAENLLKELPDMLSQEYDNQQEWVFDLVTDPLTGFAESVNEIFKKIADYHDYRQWNYVISVTDLPMFANQQVMALDINMDNGAAIFSYPAFGWRPVKKRFKHAIFNIIRELNEAELLKRDYDDNHRIEKSVKQQFPFSKIDKTTVYLKEINSYHLRYLSSSRSRGMFRLVSGMTFANNSLNMMASLSNIVAIAFTTSVFGLVFTTMWQMALKFSMWRLLGISVIAIIGMLIWIMMSHDLWESVKNSNHQRITWLYNLTTIMTLVIAIIIYYIILYLLFLIAELVLLPADFLGQQVSLNGPAGPDLYLSIPWFAASVSTVAGAIGAGLLNDELIKESMYGYRQRIRYEKHRR
- a CDS encoding MarR family winged helix-turn-helix transcriptional regulator, with product MVLANQLCFSAYNVSRLFAKFYEKELKRFGLTYSQYLVLLALWENDNQTLNAIGKQLELSSNTLTPLLKRLEQAGWVKRGRSREDKRQLIVTLTHKAYRQQDAVFKAISSCIPHEFNSTEYFKTKEVFDELESTLKALIQK
- a CDS encoding glutathione peroxidase, with protein sequence MSVYDIEVENYNGSTYFLEKYKGKVLIIVNTATNCALNDQLKKLETIYRKYNKDGLEILCFPYNDFDNQEPGLMKNIYRKYRHDFGITFPIHYKISVNGDNEHLLYTLLKFKQPGLFGSQIKWNFTKFVIDREGNVVKRYLPFDKLEQIEIYIRQLL